GACTTCGAGCCAGTCAAGGCCAAGGCCGCCGGCGCCGGCGCTTTCCCCTCCATGCCCCAAGCCGTCTTCGACGAGCTTCCCGCCCGCTTGGTCGATTCCGAACTCGACCGGATCCCGGAAGGATGGCGGGCCGGTTCGATATTGGAAGAGGCTGAACTGATTAGTGGAGGAACGCCGTCGACTTCGGAACTGGCGTATTGGGAGGGAGACATCCCGTGGGCGAGTGCAAAGGACGTGTCCCAGTGCCGCGAACCGTTCGTGATCAGGACGGAGCGGCGCATTACGGCTCGCGGGCTGGAAGAGAGTTCTACCAAGCTTATTCCGGCTTGGAGTTCTGTCGTGGTTGCACGAGGGGCTACTACTGGCCGGATGTCGATGTTTGGCGATGAGATCGCAATGAATCAAACGTGCTACGCGCTTCGGTCTCGCAATGGAGCCGACGCGACATTGTATTGCCAACTGCGAGAGGTAATTGACAGCTTCGTGCATGCCGCACACGGGTCAGTCTTCGATACGATCACAACCGGCACGTTCCGATCGTCTCGCGTCTTGCTGCCGACAACAGCACTTCTTATCGCCCTCGAAGGGAAAGTTCGGCCATTATTCGAACTTACCTTGTCGCAGATTCGCGAGTCGTCGAAACTCGCAGAGTTTCGGGATTACCTGCTGCCGAAACTCCTTTCCGGCGCGGTCCGGGTGCGCACGGCGGAGCGGGCTGTGTCGGAGGCGGTCTAGTCGATGTTTCCCGTCGTCCGCGTTGACTCTCGCCGCCTTGAGTTGTTGGAACAGCTCGGTACGAAACCGAAATTCTGGTACCGCGCCGACGACGGTGC
This region of Pirellulales bacterium genomic DNA includes:
- a CDS encoding restriction endonuclease subunit S, giving the protein DFEPVKAKAAGAGAFPSMPQAVFDELPARLVDSELDRIPEGWRAGSILEEAELISGGTPSTSELAYWEGDIPWASAKDVSQCREPFVIRTERRITARGLEESSTKLIPAWSSVVVARGATTGRMSMFGDEIAMNQTCYALRSRNGADATLYCQLREVIDSFVHAAHGSVFDTITTGTFRSSRVLLPTTALLIALEGKVRPLFELTLSQIRESSKLAEFRDYLLPKLLSGAVRVRTAERAVSEAV